The Stieleria maiorica genome includes the window TTGCCCCGGCGGAAAACCATGTCCTGTTGCTTGAAGACGAATCCAGCCACTGTCTACGTACGGGAATGGTCTGGAAACTCAAGGAACTGGAGATCGAGAACAACCAAGGGACCTTCGTCGCCAGCCGCGAGCCGCGGGAAGGAACGGGCGGCGAGGCTCGCGAGGAATCGATGACGTTTGATGTCGCAACCCGCATCTGGCGCGGCCGCGAATGTCTCGGCATCGAGGACCTGATCGACGAAGGCATCTGGCCCGCCGCTGGTCATAAATCGCTTGATGCCCAATCCGTTCAGCTCGGGATCACGTGGAAACCCACGCCGGGCGGTGTGTTCACACGATTTCATGTCTCGGACATTTGGCTAGACGAGACGGCGATCAGGCGGGCCGCTGACCGGCAGATCGAAACGCACAAGGCGTTCATCCGCAGCCGCTGGATGCCCGCCTGGATCGACGACGTCCGGTATGGAAAATTCGGACGCGCAACCGTGACCGCGACCTTGTTCGGCGGCATGGCCCCTTCGCTTTACGCCGATTTCCGAACGGGAATCCAGGCAGCCATGAATGCGTCCGAGAACACGCTGAAGCATGCCGGCGGTAACTATGGACCGGCGCACATGGCATCCAAGGGCACCCTGCTGGACGTCACAAAGAAGGAGGGCGAAGTCCCGCTGGGCAGCAGTGGCATTCAAATCCACTTTGAGACTGACCTGATCATCGAAGGCATCCGTCCCGGTCGAGTGGTGCGCGTTCGTCCGGCAGGATGGCCCGACGTGAACCTGCCTCGCGAGGAGTTCCTGGGCGATGGAGGCTTCAGCCACGAAAACCGCTTCCCCACCCCGGCCATTTTCCCGAAATACTGACGCTGATCCGAAACGTCTGTCCGGCAATCCGGACCGTGACATTCGTTTTAGGTTTCACCTGCGCGATGAACACCATGCCGCTCTAAACATCGACAATGATTATCACTGGTCATCAATCGCTTGGGCGTTTCCGGTATACGGCAAGGTCCATGAATTCACGACCTGATCCATCGACGGTTTCGTCCACACGACTCGGCCGTCAAATGTCGCTTGGGGAGCAGCACCGCACAGACGCGCGAATCCGAATTGCCAACCGTTATCAGTGGCTTCCAACAGCAACAAAACCTCTGGATTGGTTCCATGGACAAACGCAAACACGGCCCCATCCAAACCGGATCGACCGTCAACGGTGTATTGATCGATCGGCTGGGGCATGAGACGCAACCGATAGTGCTGTCCAAGATAGACCTCCGAAGCTTCGAAACGTCTGGCGAGCTGTTTTAGTTGACGAAGACGTGTTTGCTGGGAAGGTGATGGCCCCGGCACGCCTTGGAGAGGTTTCATGGCCAGCGCCGACACGCTCGGTTTCCAGGTCCAGCCTGCCCCGGCAACCATCTCAAATTTTTGCTCCGTCAGGCAGAGGAACTCATAGTTGACATCCCTTTGCGATGCTTTGTCGACGATTTCCATCGCCACGATCACAAGGGGTCGGTCTGTGCCGATCTTCCAAATCACCCCGTCAGATGTCTCGCGTGTCGCGTCACCAAAACGAAGGATCGCCGTTTTTGTTTCGAATTCGGAGGCTTCGATGGGACGCCCGAGCGGACGCACCCTGATGGCGTCGACCAATTTTTGCATGGATCTAAAATTCGAATCCGCTTTCTCGCCTTCAGGTCCTTGCGCCAGACAGGCCCCTGAACTCAAAAGAAACACCGCGATCATGGTCGCATGGCCGAGGGCAAAGGCATGGAGGGTTCGTCTCATCGGGTCACCGCACGATTCGTCATGGCCGTTCACTACTCACAAAACAGACGCCGCGTCTATTGTAGCAAGTGTCACACCGGCTTGCGTCGCAATTCCGCGAAGAGATTCGTGGCCCGACGGCGCACCGCTTCGGTGGGAAACTGCTCGCTCAAACAGCAGGGTGATTGATCGTTGACCAGCATTTTCGCTCGGATTTGGCAACGGGACGCAAATCAAGCGTGAATTTACATCCGGGTGTTTGAAATCTCCGTTTTGGAACGGCGAATGCAAGATTGCCCGAACCAGTTCACCGGTATGTGACGTTTCCCTTTCCCGCTTGTGGGTGCTGCCGGTCGCCAACAGGTGATTTCCAAAAAGGTCCTTTCCATGCTTTACTGGGCAGCCGTATTTTTTTTGATCGCGTTGGTCGCCGCCGTCTTCGGATTTGGTGGCATCGCCGGCGGAGCCGCCTCGATCGCGCAAGTTTTGTTTGTCGTGTTCCTTGTGCTGTTCGTTCTTAGTCTGATCTTCGGACGCCGTGGACCGGTGGCCTAAGCATGCCGACGACACTTATCACGGGCGCTTCGTCCGGTATCGGCCTTGAGCTTGCCAAGCTATTTGCCGCCGACGGCGAGAACGTCGTCTTGGTTGCTCGCAGCGAAGGCAAGCTCGAGGAATTAGCGCGTCAGCTTCGATCCACCTACCCGATCGAAGCGACCGCGATCCCGAGCGATCTATCAAGGTCGACCGCCGTCGAGGAGCTCCGCAGCGAATTGTCGCGGCATTCTCTTCGCATCGACACACTCGTCAACAATGCCGGATTTGGCGCGTTGGGGAAGTTTGCGGAACTGGATGCCGACCGACAAAGGAACATGTTAATGGTCAACGTGGTCGCGCTCACTGGGCTCACGCGTCAATTGCTGCCCGGTATGATCGAGCGCGGCAGTGGGGGAATCCTGAACGTCGGCAGCACGGCAGCCTATCAAGCCGGCCCGAACATGTCGGTCTATTATGCCACCAAGGCCTACGTCCTGTCCTTCACCGAAGGGCTACGCGAAGAGCTCGCAGGCACCGGCGTGTCCGCAACGGTGCTCGCCCCTGGACCGACCGAGACCGGTTTCGGTGCAGATTCCGGCATGGGCAAGTTTAGCTTCTTTCAAAAAGCCGCCATGTCTGCCAGGGCAGTGGCAAAGGCCGGTTACGCAGGCTATCGCAAAAACGAAGACGTCGTCATCCCCGGCTGGCGAAATCGGTTGATGACGACCGGCGTCGGATTCCTACCTCGCGTCGCGACTCGGAAGATCGTCGCAAAGATTCAGGACGCGTGATCGAAGCGAAATGACTGGACACCTACAACATCAATGGGTGGTGGCAGGCATCGTGTCGGCATCGGCACGCTTCATTCCGATCCCGTTTGTCGACGATTTGGTGCAGAGTCAGTGCCGGCGGTTCGTCGTTGCGCGAACGCTTGCCAACCACGACACGAACCTGACAACGTCTCAACTGAAGCCGCTTTATTCTAACGGCGGCGGCTGCCTCCCCGGCTGCACGACGCTCCTTGCCAAGGCACCCCTGAAACTGCTGCTGTTCCCGATCCGAAAGATCGTCGCGGTCGTCACCTCGGTCCGAGGCGTCCCGGTAGAAATCATGCGAATGGTATTGCTCGGACGCACGCTCGATCGCTACTTAAAAACGAATCGCATCGATCCAGGATCCGGTGACGCTGCAAAGATGAGGCTGGCATTCGAGGCATCGTTTGCACGCATGGATCTGCGTGTCGTCAAAGCCGCGGTGGCCGATGCTTTAGCCGGTGTAAACGGATGGAAGAAAGCCGCAGTAGACACTGCACAGGAAATTGCGCGTCCACGGGAACGGACAAGCGAAGGACTCAATCCATCAACGGAAGTCGAGACAGGAGCCAGGAAGGTCGAAGAGGTGCTGCAACGCCCCGAAACACTCACCCTGTTCGCCGACTTTGATCAAAAATTCGATGACGCATTGGAGCGATTGGGCTAATCCGTGATTGAATGAAGTGGGAAGTTGACTCAGCTTTGTTATCACGCCAATGGTTGGCCCGACTGATTCCCTCGATCGCGAACCACCGACGAGCGATTTACGCTTCGTCCAGTTGATCCTAAAACATCCGCAATGCGGATCCGGTACCTGGCTCAAAACCTAGTTTGCTGAGCTCCGATTCAATCTGGCTGACTCGCTCTGTCAACATTTGCATCGACAACTTGTTCCCACCAAGCGTGTAGTGAATCGATCCTCCGAGCCGCCCTTGGCAGTACTGCACGGCTCTATCCATCAGTTTGGCAACTTCGGCTGGCTGACAAGTCCGGGGGACACTGAATAGAAAGATTAAGTCACTTGTTTGCAGCTGACCAGCCGCAATCTGCTCAGGCAAAAAGTACCCGGGCGGCGTCGATGTTTCAACACTGAAGAAATAGTCATCTCCCGCTCCCCGACGTTGTTCCAGTGGAAGCAATCCATGTCACCCCATCGCAAACCAAGACACAGCATCACGTCCCAGATTTCGGTGCCTCGAAAGGGCTTGGTCTGGTCTGCGACAAGACAGATTGCCACCGTCTGATCGTATTTGTCAGAAAGTCCAGACAGAGATTGTGCGTGTTGCGCTGCTTGGCTCGGAGATTTACTTGTTGTCGAATTGCAATCGCCAATATGTTTCGCCACGACCTCCTCGACGGCATCCAATCGAGCCTGGTATTCCGATGCAGTTGCTGGCACGAATTCGGAATCCCAAGTTCGGTTGTAGTCGTACGAGACTTTCAATCCTGTCACGGACTCTGGGCCGTCCGCCGAAATAAGAAATGTCCAGAATCCAGACTTGGCGTCCTTTCCGTACAGTGAACATGGACCAAGTTGGTCTCGAAACGATTCATCGAATAGCGCAGACAGTTCCTTCGCGATTGCTGTTTTTGCCGCTGGAAACTCAATGTCGATGACCCATTCGACGGATGTATCAGGAAGATACTCTTCGCGATCGTAATCTTCTGCCACCGAGTCTGGCTTCCATTCACCGAGCACGTGAGATGCGTCTTCGGAACCCTCGCTCGGAAGCAATCTGTCGGCGCGGGCTTGGCTT containing:
- a CDS encoding SDR family NAD(P)-dependent oxidoreductase, producing the protein MPTTLITGASSGIGLELAKLFAADGENVVLVARSEGKLEELARQLRSTYPIEATAIPSDLSRSTAVEELRSELSRHSLRIDTLVNNAGFGALGKFAELDADRQRNMLMVNVVALTGLTRQLLPGMIERGSGGILNVGSTAAYQAGPNMSVYYATKAYVLSFTEGLREELAGTGVSATVLAPGPTETGFGADSGMGKFSFFQKAAMSARAVAKAGYAGYRKNEDVVIPGWRNRLMTTGVGFLPRVATRKIVAKIQDA
- a CDS encoding DUF1328 family protein → MLYWAAVFFLIALVAAVFGFGGIAGGAASIAQVLFVVFLVLFVLSLIFGRRGPVA
- a CDS encoding cell division protein ZipA C-terminal FtsZ-binding domain-containing protein, with translation MNLPIPSVAIVCLTIAFSAGCNSESQTMPEDPFDNLYLSTNSESQARADRLLPSEGSEDASHVLGEWKPDSVAEDYDREEYLPDTSVEWVIDIEFPAAKTAIAKELSALFDESFRDQLGPCSLYGKDAKSGFWTFLISADGPESVTGLKVSYDYNRTWDSEFVPATASEYQARLDAVEEVVAKHIGDCNSTTSKSPSQAAQHAQSLSGLSDKYDQTVAICLVADQTKPFRGTEIWDVMLCLGLRWGDMDCFHWNNVGEREMTISSVLKHRRRPGTFCLSRLRLVSCKQVT